A genomic window from Candidatus Obscuribacterales bacterium includes:
- a CDS encoding PA2169 family four-helix-bundle protein, which produces MSQVTRDILQKNLRGGEVSALNSLLCGEISAVETYNQAIQKVKDISLIPTLEDCRNSHAIRVARLKERIAELGAMSSDDSGLWGTMTGLVEGTAALFGDRAVVAVLAGGEEYGTQQYNDNIEQLDMDSRTVVRKELLPAQKATQHLASRLNSTVH; this is translated from the coding sequence ATGAGCCAGGTTACTAGAGACATTCTGCAAAAGAATTTGCGTGGCGGTGAAGTGTCCGCACTGAATTCTCTCTTGTGTGGAGAGATTTCTGCAGTGGAAACTTACAATCAAGCCATTCAAAAAGTAAAAGACATTAGTCTAATTCCTACATTGGAAGATTGCCGCAATTCGCACGCGATTAGAGTGGCAAGACTGAAAGAACGTATTGCTGAACTCGGTGCTATGAGCAGCGATGATTCAGGGCTATGGGGCACAATGACAGGGCTCGTGGAAGGGACCGCAGCTCTGTTTGGTGATCGAGCCGTCGTTGCTGTTCTCGCAGGAGGCGAGGAGTATGGGACGCAACAGTATAACGACAACATTGAACAACTAGATATGGATTCAAGAACAGTTGTGCGCAAAGAGTTATTGCCTGCACAAAAGGCAACACAACATCTTGCAAGCCGTTTGAATTCAACAGTCCACTAA
- a CDS encoding sigma-70 family RNA polymerase sigma factor translates to MSLLATNSETYTVPVVTTNNHKLYSEKDNFELIIASRTGDERAFEELVKRHEGQVYGLLYHLAPDWRDISDLVQQVFIKVWCSIGDLRNLQAFESWLRHIAVNVFYAELRKRPRRLREVSLDEPIDSERRREGTRDIAATMPGPEEICEGQELMGLVKEAVNDLPQQFRVAIVLREFQGLAYEEIAAITGTEIGTVKSRISRARTRIQKAIAPYLEVTRH, encoded by the coding sequence ATGAGTCTTCTCGCGACTAATTCAGAAACATATACAGTACCTGTTGTTACTACTAATAATCACAAGTTATATTCCGAAAAGGATAATTTCGAATTGATTATTGCTAGCCGTACTGGCGATGAACGAGCTTTTGAAGAACTCGTAAAGCGTCACGAAGGTCAAGTCTATGGACTTCTGTATCACCTTGCGCCGGATTGGCGGGATATTTCTGATCTAGTACAACAAGTGTTTATAAAAGTATGGTGTTCGATTGGCGATTTGAGAAATTTACAAGCGTTTGAATCTTGGCTGAGGCACATTGCTGTAAATGTCTTCTATGCGGAACTGCGCAAGCGTCCAAGAAGACTGCGCGAAGTTTCGCTTGATGAACCAATTGACAGCGAACGTCGTCGTGAAGGCACGCGTGACATCGCTGCCACTATGCCGGGACCAGAAGAAATTTGTGAAGGACAGGAATTGATGGGATTAGTCAAAGAAGCCGTTAATGACCTGCCGCAGCAATTCCGTGTTGCTATTGTTCTTCGTGAGTTTCAGGGATTGGCTTACGAAGAGATAGCAGCAATTACCGGCACAGAAATAGGTACCGTTAAATCACGCATTTCGCGCGCCAGAACCAGAATTCAAAAAGCAATTGCGCCCTACTTGGAAGTCACCAGACATTAA
- a CDS encoding HAD family hydrolase: MRYFALACDYDGTIATHGIVDEKTVSALRRFKSSGRKLILVTGRVLEDLFVAFPEFNVFDLIVCENGAVLYRPSTREEVILNEPTPEVFVKMLEEKGVQPLEVGRSIVSTWTPNETTILESIRDLGLELHVEFNKGSVMVLPPGVTKATGLKEALAELGLSKHNTVGVGDAENDHALLSYCECGVAVQNALPLLKERADFVTEATHGAGVAELIDNIMTNDLAHVTGNGNGKVDRHQILFGKKTDGNNVCLPAYGSVVLLAGPSGSGKSTVTLGVLEHLMQAGYQFCLIDPEGDYSQLQGAVVLGTPKRAPSFDEVMQVLREPTESVVVNLLGIPLADRPGYFQGLLPYIQELRARIGRPHSKIVLERCPNYRIASVFNIHGILNRQMCDQFRRPVA; encoded by the coding sequence ATGCGATACTTTGCGCTCGCATGCGATTACGATGGAACAATAGCTACACATGGAATCGTCGATGAAAAGACGGTCTCGGCTTTGCGCCGCTTCAAGAGTTCCGGAAGGAAATTGATTCTTGTTACTGGAAGAGTATTAGAGGATTTGTTTGTTGCTTTTCCGGAATTCAACGTGTTTGATTTGATCGTATGCGAGAACGGCGCTGTTTTGTATCGTCCATCGACTAGGGAAGAAGTGATTCTAAACGAGCCGACACCGGAAGTGTTTGTCAAAATGCTTGAGGAAAAGGGCGTGCAACCATTAGAAGTAGGCCGTTCAATCGTTTCTACTTGGACTCCGAATGAAACAACGATTTTAGAAAGCATTCGCGATCTTGGTTTAGAGTTGCACGTCGAGTTTAACAAGGGTTCAGTAATGGTTTTGCCTCCGGGCGTGACAAAAGCGACTGGTTTAAAGGAAGCGCTTGCTGAACTGGGATTGTCCAAGCACAACACAGTTGGTGTAGGGGATGCCGAAAACGACCACGCGCTCTTGAGCTATTGCGAATGTGGCGTTGCCGTGCAAAATGCTTTGCCGCTGCTCAAAGAGCGTGCTGATTTTGTCACAGAGGCTACTCATGGGGCTGGTGTCGCTGAGCTAATCGACAACATTATGACTAATGACCTAGCTCACGTAACAGGCAATGGAAACGGCAAAGTAGACCGTCATCAAATACTATTTGGTAAAAAGACTGACGGCAATAATGTCTGTCTTCCTGCTTATGGTTCGGTTGTATTGCTGGCAGGACCTTCGGGTAGCGGCAAATCAACTGTGACTTTGGGAGTGTTGGAACACTTGATGCAAGCCGGCTATCAATTTTGTTTGATTGATCCGGAAGGTGATTATTCACAGTTGCAGGGAGCCGTAGTGTTGGGCACACCAAAACGCGCTCCTAGTTTTGATGAAGTGATGCAAGTATTGCGCGAACCGACAGAAAGCGTTGTCGTGAATTTGCTCGGCATCCCTTTGGCAGATAGGCCAGGATATTTCCAGGGACTGTTGCCGTATATTCAAGAATTACGCGCCAGAATAGGTAGACCGCATTCGAAGATCGTTTTGGAGCGCTGCCCTAATTACCGGATTGCCAGCGTTTTCAACATCCATGGAATTTTGAATCGCCAAATGTGCGATCAGTTCAGGCGTCCAGTAGCCTAG
- a CDS encoding nucleotidyl transferase AbiEii/AbiGii toxin family protein, protein MNPAISSMLEKYNCESRQDYENALKEIVQEIALLGLWRAKFFEHAAFYGGTSLRILYGIDRFSEDIDFSLLEPQKDFALKPYLDAVGNELTAMDFNVEIAEKRKSNDTIDSAFIKAGTKEHLLKIDVPEEISERIHRNEQIKIKLEVDTDPPGGFETEAKTLLQPIAFSVRSYQQPDLFAGKIHAVLARKWQSGRVKGRDYYDFVWYIGRNVPVRLSHLEQRLRQTGEWTSSKKMTRNDLLDLLKDKFARLEVKRAKEDVLPFIKDPQAVEIWSHDFFQSLLTRLEIV, encoded by the coding sequence GTGAACCCTGCTATCTCATCCATGCTTGAAAAGTACAACTGCGAGAGTCGGCAGGACTACGAGAACGCGCTTAAGGAGATTGTGCAAGAAATTGCTCTGCTTGGACTTTGGCGGGCAAAGTTCTTCGAGCATGCTGCATTTTATGGCGGTACCTCGCTACGGATTCTTTACGGAATAGACCGCTTCTCCGAAGACATTGATTTTTCTTTGCTCGAACCACAAAAGGACTTTGCCTTAAAGCCATATCTTGATGCAGTCGGAAATGAACTTACTGCGATGGATTTCAATGTTGAAATCGCAGAAAAAAGGAAGAGCAATGACACCATTGATTCTGCGTTTATCAAAGCTGGTACGAAAGAGCATCTTCTTAAAATCGACGTCCCGGAAGAAATTTCGGAGCGGATTCATCGAAATGAACAGATTAAGATAAAGCTTGAGGTTGATACTGATCCGCCTGGCGGATTTGAAACAGAGGCGAAAACTCTTTTGCAACCGATTGCGTTTTCCGTGAGAAGCTATCAGCAACCAGATTTATTTGCTGGAAAAATACATGCGGTGCTTGCACGAAAATGGCAAAGTGGGCGGGTCAAAGGACGGGATTACTATGATTTTGTGTGGTATATCGGACGCAACGTACCTGTTCGTTTAAGTCATTTAGAGCAACGGCTGCGGCAGACTGGTGAATGGACATCATCAAAAAAGATGACGCGCAATGATCTGTTGGATTTGTTAAAGGACAAGTTTGCGCGTTTAGAGGTAAAACGTGCCAAGGAAGATGTTCTTCCGTTTATAAAAGATCCACAGGCGGTGGAGATTTGGTCTCATGATTTCTTTCAGTCCCTGCTAACGCGCCTAGAGATTGTTTGA
- a CDS encoding nucleoside hydrolase, whose protein sequence is MSTNHQTRTVIHDNDGHVDDLLSSVLLWLSPSVDLQAVTITNGDCYAPESFRALLKMATYLGLEGPEVALSEDSVPYPFPDNWRKESRIINDLPIFGEISLKKLYQDGQGRRSETLIKDCLSNSKQPVTIVATGPLTNVAKVFEDRPELKDKVEEFVIMGGAIKVPGNVEREDKDGTAEWNVFADPVALKMILELGAPVKLITLDITNQLPLNKDFLARLEKQAETYTASKLAMALWSLVKGYEYYFWDTVTAAAVMDPNIFSFKEIRVNIVTEGPSQGRLTTHLFGGRKVKAAIKVNNKAFEDLLLKTLAIR, encoded by the coding sequence ATGTCTACTAATCACCAAACAAGAACGGTAATTCACGACAATGACGGTCACGTTGACGACCTCTTGAGCAGCGTTTTGCTCTGGCTGTCACCATCTGTGGATTTACAAGCTGTGACAATCACCAACGGTGACTGCTACGCGCCGGAGTCTTTTCGCGCCCTTCTGAAAATGGCTACCTATCTCGGTTTGGAAGGCCCCGAAGTTGCCTTGAGCGAAGACTCTGTGCCTTATCCATTTCCGGATAACTGGCGCAAAGAAAGTCGCATCATCAATGATTTGCCTATATTCGGCGAGATATCTTTGAAAAAACTCTATCAGGACGGACAGGGTCGCCGTTCAGAAACACTAATCAAAGATTGTCTGAGCAATTCAAAACAGCCGGTAACAATCGTCGCCACCGGTCCCCTCACGAATGTAGCCAAAGTATTTGAAGATCGCCCGGAACTAAAAGACAAAGTCGAAGAGTTTGTCATCATGGGCGGTGCTATCAAAGTACCAGGCAATGTCGAACGCGAAGACAAAGACGGCACTGCCGAGTGGAATGTGTTTGCTGATCCGGTAGCGTTGAAAATGATTCTCGAACTGGGCGCACCAGTGAAGCTAATCACATTGGATATAACCAACCAGCTTCCGCTCAATAAAGACTTTCTTGCCAGACTGGAAAAACAAGCTGAAACTTACACCGCATCAAAACTCGCGATGGCTCTCTGGTCTCTTGTAAAAGGATACGAGTATTACTTCTGGGATACGGTCACTGCCGCTGCAGTCATGGATCCAAACATCTTCTCCTTCAAAGAGATTCGCGTGAACATCGTCACCGAAGGGCCAAGCCAAGGCAGACTAACAACTCACCTGTTTGGCGGACGCAAAGTAAAAGCAGCCATTAAGGTCAACAACAAGGCTTTCGAAGACCTGCTGTTGAAGACGCTGGCAATCCGGTAG
- a CDS encoding iron-sulfur cluster assembly protein — translation MEGQFNPIRQTDDIMSSLQADVVVEHLKSVVDPELGINIVDLGLIYAIEIGDEGAVTVQMTLTSPACPVGAVIQGQVHQALHKLPWVKTPHVELVWSPRWDPRTMASEDAKMELGIL, via the coding sequence GTGGAAGGCCAATTCAATCCAATCAGACAAACAGACGACATCATGTCCTCTTTGCAGGCTGATGTAGTCGTTGAACACTTGAAAAGCGTTGTTGATCCCGAACTGGGTATTAACATCGTCGACCTGGGGCTCATCTACGCAATCGAAATAGGTGACGAAGGTGCTGTCACCGTTCAGATGACTCTGACAAGCCCTGCTTGCCCTGTAGGCGCTGTAATTCAAGGACAAGTACACCAAGCCCTTCACAAGCTCCCCTGGGTTAAAACACCACATGTTGAATTAGTGTGGAGTCCGCGCTGGGATCCAAGGACTATGGCGTCCGAGGACGCTAAAATGGAACTCGGTATCCTTTAG
- a CDS encoding SUF system NifU family Fe-S cluster assembly protein: MSLTDELYRETILDHYHHPRNQGELNDATIKIEGVNPLCGDEITLYFNADDKTLSDVKINSHGCSINTASGSIMTECVKGQSLDNVKEVINTFKTMMLSKEDNTELSEELEDLECLRGVKKYPVRIKCALLPWNTLQQGLERLSSGKTDTQDQYVEK; encoded by the coding sequence ATGTCGCTTACAGATGAGCTATACCGGGAAACAATTCTCGATCACTATCACCATCCAAGAAACCAGGGCGAATTAAACGACGCCACCATTAAAATAGAAGGCGTCAATCCGCTTTGTGGTGACGAGATAACGCTTTATTTCAACGCTGACGACAAGACATTGTCTGACGTGAAAATCAATTCGCATGGTTGTTCGATCAACACGGCATCCGGTTCAATCATGACCGAATGCGTCAAAGGACAGTCATTGGATAACGTCAAGGAAGTGATAAACACTTTCAAGACAATGATGCTTTCCAAAGAAGACAATACTGAATTATCAGAAGAGCTTGAAGATCTCGAATGTCTTCGCGGCGTCAAAAAATATCCAGTCAGAATCAAATGCGCTCTTTTGCCATGGAACACATTGCAGCAAGGACTAGAGCGTTTGAGCTCAGGCAAAACCGACACCCAAGATCAATACGTGGAGAAATAG
- a CDS encoding cysteine desulfurase: MINVEQIRKDFPILDRKINGHQLVYLDNAATSQKPLSVINAISDYYKNNNANIHRGIHTLSEEATTAYEDVRDKVAAFIGAKETKSIVFTRNATEAINLVAQTWGKTNILPGDEIVISAMEHHSNLIPWQWLAQERQAKLRFIELTPDGQLDMESAKSVINDKTKLVAVTQMSNVLGTITPIAELGKLAHAHGALLLVDGAQGVPHLPTNVEEMGADFLVFSFHKLLGPTGVGILWARPELLEAMPPFLGGGDMIASVWRDRATFNELPWKFEAGTPNIADVIGAGAAIDYLMALGMDKVRAHEVELTDYALKAFQTLDDVKIFGPMDAKLRGGVISFALDHIHPHDLGQILNESGIAIRAGHHCCQPLMRDLKVWGTARASFYLYNTKAEIDLLIEALKEANKVMGHVAYR, from the coding sequence ATGATCAATGTAGAACAAATCAGAAAAGACTTTCCGATTCTTGATCGTAAGATCAATGGTCATCAACTCGTTTATTTGGACAACGCCGCGACGTCCCAAAAGCCCCTGAGCGTTATCAATGCAATAAGCGACTACTACAAGAACAACAACGCCAACATTCATCGCGGCATTCACACGCTCTCAGAAGAAGCGACAACTGCCTACGAAGATGTTCGCGATAAAGTAGCTGCTTTCATTGGCGCTAAAGAAACAAAGAGTATCGTCTTTACCCGCAACGCCACAGAAGCGATTAACCTAGTTGCTCAAACCTGGGGCAAGACAAATATTCTTCCAGGCGATGAGATTGTTATCTCCGCCATGGAGCATCACTCCAATTTGATTCCTTGGCAGTGGCTCGCTCAAGAGCGTCAAGCCAAGCTTCGTTTTATCGAATTGACTCCCGATGGTCAGCTAGATATGGAATCAGCCAAGAGCGTCATCAACGACAAGACAAAACTTGTTGCCGTAACGCAAATGTCCAATGTCTTGGGCACAATCACTCCAATTGCTGAACTAGGCAAACTTGCTCATGCTCACGGAGCCTTGTTGCTTGTTGATGGAGCACAAGGTGTGCCTCACCTACCAACAAATGTCGAAGAGATGGGCGCAGATTTCCTCGTCTTCTCGTTCCACAAATTACTTGGACCGACAGGCGTAGGCATTCTCTGGGCACGTCCAGAATTGCTGGAAGCCATGCCGCCATTCTTGGGCGGTGGCGATATGATCGCATCTGTTTGGCGCGACAGAGCCACCTTCAACGAGCTTCCTTGGAAATTCGAAGCCGGCACACCGAATATTGCCGATGTCATAGGCGCCGGTGCTGCTATCGATTACTTGATGGCATTAGGCATGGATAAAGTCCGCGCTCACGAAGTTGAACTTACAGACTACGCACTCAAAGCATTTCAAACTTTAGATGATGTAAAAATCTTTGGACCAATGGATGCCAAATTGCGCGGTGGAGTTATTTCCTTCGCTCTCGATCACATCCATCCACATGATCTTGGACAAATCTTGAACGAGTCCGGAATAGCTATTCGCGCCGGACACCACTGCTGCCAGCCACTAATGCGTGACTTGAAAGTCTGGGGCACAGCTAGAGCAAGTTTCTATTTGTACAACACTAAGGCGGAGATTGACTTATTAATCGAAGCCCTCAAAGAAGCAAATAAGGTCATGGGACATGTCGCTTACAGATGA
- a CDS encoding non-heme iron oxygenase ferredoxin subunit: protein MGNDFTKVANVSDVPEGTVKVFEINGDQIAICNAEGKIYAIADYCSHDNGPLDQGTLEDCQIECPRHGARFDVRTGQALCLPAVLPIPTYKVEQRGQEIWVGPKQ from the coding sequence ATGGGCAATGATTTCACCAAAGTAGCAAACGTCTCCGATGTTCCTGAAGGAACAGTAAAGGTGTTTGAGATAAACGGTGATCAAATTGCTATCTGCAATGCCGAAGGAAAAATCTACGCCATAGCAGACTATTGCTCCCACGATAATGGACCACTTGATCAAGGCACACTTGAAGATTGCCAAATTGAATGTCCAAGACACGGAGCACGCTTCGATGTCAGAACAGGACAAGCTCTCTGCTTGCCAGCCGTTCTACCAATTCCTACGTACAAAGTAGAACAGCGTGGACAAGAAATCTGGGTAGGGCCGAAACAATGA
- the sufD gene encoding Fe-S cluster assembly protein SufD, with amino-acid sequence MQTANSIEQKTVENLGSLHAKTSWVKDNRLAAWETYLKTPMPSVRSEAWRRTLVETLDLSNLRTVEFEAITQKTENMPDCFQSTIQSFEKPAGIIYQQTSQPGYLYLSEEAKAKGVIFCDICTALNEHAELLQPYLSMPITEGFDDKFTLLNKSLYNCGLLLYVPAGVQLETPFVSGLNFDQHSQDGLGTAIFPRINVIAGANSKVNLVHIINSKQASSQENASTSLVAGLVEVKADAGADVSYLEVQQTGANVFYISKTHNEVQKDARFTSMSVASGGKQTKVDIVTLLQAPGAASEVLGVVFGKGKEHFSFDTIQEHNAPDTTSDINFRVALAEESASVYQGTIKVDKSAQRTNAYQSNKNLLLGKKAKADSIPRLEILTDDVKCSHGATVGPVDKEQIFYLMSRGLTRIEAEELVVFGFFRKVSERLTIQGAQELLEQIISKQITGQTTVNAESCT; translated from the coding sequence ATGCAAACGGCAAATTCTATCGAACAAAAAACCGTTGAGAATCTTGGTTCCTTACACGCCAAGACATCCTGGGTGAAGGACAACCGCCTTGCCGCCTGGGAAACTTACTTGAAGACACCTATGCCATCAGTACGCAGCGAAGCATGGCGTCGTACTTTGGTGGAAACTCTAGATCTCTCCAATCTGAGAACCGTAGAGTTTGAAGCAATCACACAAAAGACAGAGAATATGCCGGACTGTTTCCAGTCCACCATTCAGTCTTTTGAAAAGCCTGCCGGTATTATCTATCAACAAACAAGCCAGCCTGGCTACCTATACTTGTCGGAAGAAGCCAAAGCAAAAGGCGTTATCTTCTGCGACATCTGCACAGCGCTCAACGAACACGCTGAATTGCTTCAACCATATCTCTCGATGCCAATTACAGAAGGCTTCGATGACAAATTTACCTTGTTGAACAAATCGCTCTACAACTGCGGGCTGTTGTTGTATGTGCCGGCAGGCGTTCAACTGGAAACACCTTTTGTCAGCGGTCTCAATTTTGATCAGCACAGTCAAGACGGACTGGGCACTGCAATTTTTCCACGCATCAATGTAATTGCCGGCGCTAACAGCAAGGTCAATTTGGTTCATATCATCAATTCCAAACAGGCTAGCTCGCAAGAAAATGCCAGCACCTCACTGGTTGCCGGTTTGGTAGAAGTCAAAGCCGACGCCGGTGCGGACGTTTCCTACCTGGAAGTCCAACAAACAGGCGCCAATGTCTTCTACATAAGCAAGACTCACAATGAAGTGCAAAAAGATGCTCGCTTCACCTCGATGTCTGTCGCTTCAGGCGGCAAGCAAACGAAGGTTGACATTGTCACTCTCTTGCAAGCACCTGGTGCAGCCAGCGAAGTTCTAGGCGTCGTATTTGGCAAAGGCAAGGAGCACTTCAGCTTCGACACCATCCAAGAACACAACGCTCCGGACACAACGTCGGATATCAATTTCCGCGTAGCCCTTGCCGAAGAATCAGCGTCTGTCTACCAAGGCACAATCAAAGTAGATAAGTCAGCCCAGCGTACAAACGCCTATCAATCAAACAAGAACTTGCTCCTGGGCAAGAAAGCCAAAGCCGACAGCATTCCACGCTTGGAAATTCTCACTGATGACGTTAAGTGCAGTCACGGTGCAACGGTTGGACCAGTAGACAAAGAGCAGATCTTCTATTTGATGAGCCGCGGCTTGACTAGAATTGAAGCCGAAGAATTAGTTGTTTTTGGCTTCTTCCGCAAGGTTTCGGAAAGACTGACAATCCAAGGTGCTCAAGAACTGTTGGAGCAAATCATCTCCAAGCAGATAACAGGACAAACTACAGTCAATGCTGAATCTTGCACTTAA
- the sufB gene encoding Fe-S cluster assembly protein SufB translates to MLDKVGSDYDQKYGFHDKIDYAFKSGRGLTKEIVESISKMKNEPEWMLEFRLKALDIFNKKPMPTWGNCGMLNEIDFENIFYYVKPSEKQSKNWDDVPEGIKNTFDRLGIPEAERKFLAGVTAQYESEVVYHSIREDLEKQGVLFLDMDSGLREHEEIVRKHFATVIPAADNKFSALNSAVWSGGSFIWVPEGVRVEIPLQAYFRINTENMGQFERTLIIAEPGSFVHYIEGCTAPTYSSDSLHSAVVELIAKKGAHIRYTTIQNWSKNVYNLVTKRAVAHEDAKVEWVDGNLGSKLTMKYPAIYLMGPRAHGEVLSIAFAGEEQHQDAGAKMVHAAPDTTSVIVSKSISKNGGRTSYRGLVKVYPGATDVKSSIRCDALLMDEKSRSDTYPTMEVDEKQVTIEHEATVSKVGEEQLFYLMSRGLTAAEATTMIVNGFFEPFTKELPLEYAVELNRLIQMEMEGSVG, encoded by the coding sequence ATGCTCGACAAAGTGGGATCCGACTACGACCAGAAGTACGGCTTCCACGACAAAATCGACTACGCCTTCAAATCAGGACGTGGACTAACAAAAGAGATTGTCGAAAGCATCTCCAAGATGAAGAACGAACCTGAGTGGATGCTCGAATTCCGCCTGAAGGCCTTGGACATCTTCAACAAAAAGCCTATGCCTACCTGGGGCAATTGCGGCATGTTGAACGAGATTGATTTTGAAAATATCTTCTACTACGTCAAACCCTCCGAAAAGCAAAGCAAAAACTGGGATGATGTTCCGGAAGGCATTAAAAACACATTTGACCGCCTTGGTATTCCGGAAGCTGAACGTAAGTTTCTAGCCGGCGTTACCGCCCAATACGAATCGGAAGTTGTCTATCACTCAATACGCGAAGATTTGGAAAAGCAAGGTGTTCTCTTCCTGGATATGGATTCAGGATTGCGCGAGCACGAAGAAATTGTCCGCAAGCACTTCGCTACAGTCATTCCAGCTGCCGACAATAAATTTTCAGCTCTTAACTCAGCTGTTTGGTCCGGTGGCAGCTTCATCTGGGTACCGGAAGGTGTCCGGGTGGAGATTCCGCTCCAAGCGTATTTCCGCATCAACACTGAAAACATGGGGCAATTCGAGAGAACCCTCATTATTGCTGAGCCTGGAAGTTTTGTGCACTACATCGAAGGATGCACGGCACCAACTTATTCTTCCGACTCATTGCACTCCGCTGTTGTGGAATTGATCGCTAAGAAGGGTGCTCATATTCGCTACACGACAATTCAGAACTGGTCCAAAAACGTATACAACTTGGTGACCAAACGAGCAGTAGCTCATGAGGACGCCAAAGTTGAATGGGTTGACGGTAATCTTGGTTCGAAATTAACCATGAAGTATCCGGCAATTTATCTAATGGGTCCACGTGCTCACGGTGAAGTTCTATCAATTGCTTTTGCAGGCGAAGAGCAACATCAAGACGCCGGAGCCAAAATGGTTCACGCTGCACCGGATACAACTTCAGTAATTGTCTCCAAATCCATTTCCAAGAATGGTGGACGCACATCCTACAGAGGACTGGTCAAAGTTTATCCAGGCGCTACCGATGTCAAATCATCGATTCGTTGCGACGCCTTGCTGATGGATGAGAAATCACGTTCGGATACTTACCCGACAATGGAAGTAGACGAAAAGCAAGTGACTATTGAGCACGAAGCTACTGTTTCCAAAGTCGGTGAAGAACAGCTCTTCTACTTGATGAGCCGCGGACTGACAGCAGCAGAAGCAACAACAATGATTGTTAACGGTTTCTTCGAGCCATTCACGAAGGAATTACCACTGGAATACGCAGTCGAATTAAACCGACTGATCCAGATGGAAATGGAAGGCTCAGTAGGTTAA
- the sufC gene encoding Fe-S cluster assembly ATPase SufC, with product MTDTPILQIKDLCVKVEDKEILKGVNLTINKGEVHALMGRNGSGKSTLSYTLMGHPRYTVTNGSILFEGKDLLEMTADERSRAGMYLAFQYPVAIPGVSVSNFLRASVKARRGQDVPVKEFRKELKEQLKALGVSETFLSRYVNDGFSGGEKKRLEILQMALLKPSMALLDETDSGLDIDALKTVAQGINAMKDTKMSILLITHYQRILDYVTPQFVHVMQDGQIVMSGDSELAKKLEAEGYDWTNKEPNGKQLASTGVS from the coding sequence ATGACAGACACGCCAATCCTACAAATCAAAGACCTTTGCGTGAAGGTTGAAGACAAAGAGATCCTCAAAGGGGTCAATTTGACTATCAACAAAGGCGAAGTGCATGCGCTTATGGGCCGCAACGGCTCCGGCAAATCGACGCTGTCCTACACGTTGATGGGTCACCCGCGCTACACCGTGACCAACGGTTCGATTTTGTTCGAAGGCAAAGATTTGTTAGAGATGACTGCCGACGAGCGTTCACGCGCCGGCATGTATTTGGCGTTCCAATACCCGGTCGCTATTCCTGGCGTATCCGTCTCCAACTTCTTGCGCGCTTCTGTGAAAGCAAGACGCGGACAAGATGTTCCTGTCAAAGAATTCCGCAAAGAATTGAAAGAGCAATTAAAGGCTCTTGGTGTGAGCGAGACTTTTTTGTCACGCTACGTCAATGATGGTTTTTCCGGCGGCGAGAAAAAGCGTCTGGAAATTTTGCAGATGGCCTTGCTCAAGCCGTCGATGGCATTGCTTGATGAAACAGACTCCGGTCTCGATATCGACGCATTGAAGACAGTGGCTCAAGGCATCAACGCCATGAAGGACACCAAAATGTCCATCCTGCTCATCACCCACTATCAACGTATTCTCGATTACGTCACACCACAATTTGTGCACGTCATGCAAGACGGACAAATTGTTATGTCGGGCGACAGCGAACTGGCTAAGAAGCTGGAAGCTGAGGGTTACGATTGGACCAACAAAGAGCCCAATGGTAAGCAACTAGCGTCAACAGGCGTTTCGTAA